A stretch of DNA from Micromonospora peucetia:
CTTCCTCACCGACGTGCTGGCTGTCGCCCCCTGGCTGGCCGGCCTGGCGCTGCTGCTGCCGAAGATCGCCGACGTGCTGCTGCACCCCTGGGTCGGGCACCGCTGCGACGTCGAGCAGGCACGCCGAGGCAACCGACGCCGGCTGCTGCTGCTCGGCTGCGCCCTGCCGCTTGCCTTCGCCACGCTGTTCGCCGTGCCCGGCACACTCACCGGCGCGCCGGCCGCCGCCTGGGTGGCGCTCGCCTTCATCGCCGGCAACCTGCTCTTCGCCGCCTACCAGGTCCCCTACCTGGCCACCCCCGCCGACCTGCGGATCGGCTACCACGAGCGAACCCGGCTGATGGCCTTCCGGATGGTGGTGCTGACCCTCGGCATCCTCGCCTCCGGGCTGCTGGCGCCGCTGCTGGCCGGTGGACAGGACCCCACCCGGGGCGGCTACCAGCGGATGGGCATGCTGCTGGCCGTCGGGATGCTGGCCGCCATGCTGGTCGGGGTGGCCGGCATCGGCCGGCTGCGTCGGGCCGCCGCCGCGCCGCCCGCACCGCACGGCGGCGGCTGGCGCGGGCTCGCCGAGGCGCTGCGCGACCGGCAGTTCCGTTGGCTGGTCGCCGCCTACCTGGCCATGTCCACCACCACCCACCTGGTGCTGGCCGGGGTGCCCTACTACGCGGAGTACGAGCTGGGCCGCCCCGGCCTGACCACCGTGCTGGTGGCCGCCTTCGTCGCCCCGGCGCTGCTGGTCACCCCGGCCTGGCTGGCGGTGGCCCGCCGGTTCGGCAAGCAACGGGCGCTGCTGGGCGCGCAGGGCGCCTTCGCGGCCGGCTCACTGGTCCTCGCCGTCGGCCGCCCGGCCGGACTGCCGATGCTGGTGGCAGCCGTGGCGGTGCTCGGTGTCGCCTTCGCCGGCATGCAACTGCTGCCGTTCTCGATGGTGCCCGACGTGATCCGTGCCGGCGGTGGCGCCGCCGGCACCTACACCGGGGTGTGGACCGCCACCGAGGCTACCGGCGCGGCGCTGGGCCCGTGGGCGTACTCGCTGTGCCTGGCCGCCGGCGGGTTCGTCGCCTCCACCGCCGGGGACAGCGTCACCCAGCCCGACGGCGCGGTGGACGCGATCCGCTGGGGGTTCGGGCTGCTGCCGGCGGCGGCGATGCTCGTCGCGCTGCTGCTGCAACGCCGCTACACCCTGGACCGGACGGCCCGCACGGCCGGCTGAGCGGCCGGGCTCCGGCCCGGGTCGTGGACGCTGCGGCACACCCGGGTCCGGGTCGTGGACCGTCGGGCGCTGCGCGGGCGGCGGTCGGAGCCGGCAGTAGACTCCGCCCTCGATGGACGC
This window harbors:
- a CDS encoding MFS transporter, producing the protein MTGLDQQPTTSTDATTLPRGALLGFATGSLGMGVWVTVPGLLLLYFLTDVLAVAPWLAGLALLLPKIADVLLHPWVGHRCDVEQARRGNRRRLLLLGCALPLAFATLFAVPGTLTGAPAAAWVALAFIAGNLLFAAYQVPYLATPADLRIGYHERTRLMAFRMVVLTLGILASGLLAPLLAGGQDPTRGGYQRMGMLLAVGMLAAMLVGVAGIGRLRRAAAAPPAPHGGGWRGLAEALRDRQFRWLVAAYLAMSTTTHLVLAGVPYYAEYELGRPGLTTVLVAAFVAPALLVTPAWLAVARRFGKQRALLGAQGAFAAGSLVLAVGRPAGLPMLVAAVAVLGVAFAGMQLLPFSMVPDVIRAGGGAAGTYTGVWTATEATGAALGPWAYSLCLAAGGFVASTAGDSVTQPDGAVDAIRWGFGLLPAAAMLVALLLQRRYTLDRTARTAG